In the Nicotiana tabacum cultivar K326 chromosome 16, ASM71507v2, whole genome shotgun sequence genome, one interval contains:
- the LOC107794847 gene encoding uncharacterized protein LOC107794847 translates to MPGYTKMMKDLMSRKFDFQDLATVTLTQTCSAVVTRPVAEKLSDPGSFTIPCIIGNFAFAKALCDLGASINLMPLVIYKRLGIRRARPTSMLLQLADRTVKRPFGILDDVLIQVGKFVFPADFVILDCKVDEEIPIILGRQFLATGRALIDCETGELKMRLNDEEIIFNVQKSMRHPSEFANCSLLDAVDVIVQSDDEVLTIEDPIAACLTNLEEVNGEDLAEWVLALEGRGFWERNLEFEPLHLEKRETPPAKPSIEEPPKLELKPLPGHLRYEFLGPNSTLPVIISSGLLDVQVQQLLQVLKECKTAIGWTMADIKGISPAYCMHKILLEEGHKPSREHQRRLNPNMKEVVKKEVIKCIETNLVLNWEKFHFMVQEGIVLGHRVSSKGIEVDRAKVDVIANLPPPTSVKAIRSFLGHAGFYRRFIKDFSKIANPLYKLLEKDHPFLFSDDCRVSFEELKQKLVTAPIIVAPNWEQPFELMCDASDYAVGEVLGHRKDKWMHPIYYASRTLSGAQLNYTVTEKEILVVAFAFDKFRSYLIGSKVLLLQEFDLEIRDRKGTENQVADHLSRLEGSENAIEVEEILETFPDEQLLATTHQEAPCSYGNKYIRVAVDYVSKWVEAVALPTNDTKVVVGFLKKNIFTHFGTPRAIISDGGTHFCNRAFEKLLMKYDVRHKVATPYHPQTSGQVEVSNREIKSTMARKRQRRGAGTSLQLTFDESLFESERVEDDFNAKPGKNFIHEIQIDRAALRVEQEDMYEEIRRREMEYLFDPPGPVNRMIVREFYANCPAHMLWEVIVRAIVVDASIVTVQQVLQLPQFTGDVDFYHDRPGVTWEAMTDVLCAGGHPTWIKDQSTLNSNSFTHLAKCWLTVICSRFMPSSNTTDVNFNRALLTWCFMTKKDFDAARVISDEMVLRGPLLSKGFYFPSLVTALCLRRGVPTGPADGELALEAPFRASRIRVGRGTRAIIVLDD, encoded by the exons ATGCCTGGATACACAAAAATGATGAAAGACTTAATGTCCCGGAAATTTGACTTCCAAGACTTGGCTACGGTGACACTTACTCAGACGTGCAGTGCAGTGGTAACTAGACCTGTTGCTGAAAAGCTCTCAGATCCCGGGAGTTTTACTATTCCATGTATTATTGGAAACTTTGCTTTTGCGAAAGCACTCTGTGATTTAGGGGCCAGCATTAATCTTATGCCCCTAGTCATTTACAAGAGGTTGGGCATTAGgagagctagacccacctctatgttgtTACAGCTGGCCGACAGGACTGTGAAGCGTCCATTTGGGATCCTTGATGATGTACTTATTCAGGTGGGGAAGTTCGTGTTCCCTGCTGATTTTGTGATATTGGATTGCAAAGTGGATGAAGAAATTCCTATCATCTTAGGAAGACAATTCTTGGCCACAGGGAGAGCTCTTATTGATTGTGAGACCGGGGAGCTTAAGATGAGGCTCAATGACGAAGAGATTatattcaatgtgcagaaatctatgaggcaCCCAAGTGAGTTCGCAAATTGCTCTCTTCTGGATGCCGTGGATGTAATTGTTCAGTCTGATGATGAAGTGTTGACGATTGAGGATCCCATCGCTGCATGTTTGACGAATTTGGAGGAAGTGAACGGTGAGGACTTGGCAGAATGGGTGTTGGCATTGGAAGGTAGAGGGTTTTGGGAAAGAAATCTAGAGTTTGAGCCCCTACACTTAGAAAAGAGGGAgactcctccagctaagccatccaTTGAAGAACCACCGAAGCTGGAATTAAAGCCATTGCCAGgccacctcaggtatgaatttctggGACCTAACTCCActctacctgttattatctcatctggtttgttagatgtgcaggtccAACAGCTTCTACAGGTATTGAAGGAGTGCAAaactgccattgggtggaccatggcagacatcaaGGGGATCAGCCCCGCGTACTGCATGCATAAGATTCtgctggaagaggggcacaaaccttccagggaacatcaGAGGAGGCTGAACCCGAATATGAAggaggtggtgaagaaggaagtgATAAA GTGCATCGAGACTAATCTGGTGCTGAATTGGGAAAAGttccatttcatggtacaagaaggcatagtcttggggcaccgggtGTCAAGCAAGGGAATAGAGGTAGATCGAGCAAAGGTTGATGTAATAGCAAATCTGCCTCCACCAACTTCGGTCAAAGCAATCAGGAGTTTCCTTGGACATGCCGGTTTCTACCGGcggttcataaaagacttctccaaaatcgccaaTCCTCTCTATAAGTTATTAGAGAAAGATCACCCGTTTttattttctgatgattgcagggtatCGTTTGAGGAGCTGAAGCAGAAACTGGTCAcagcacccatcattgttgcccccaactgggagcaaccgttCGAACtaatgtgtgacgctagtgactACGCAGTGGGGGAAGTGCTGGGCCATCGAAAAGATAAATGGATGCAcccaatctactatgctagtagaacgctgagtggagcccagTTGAACTATACGGTGACTGAAAAGGAGATTCTAGTTGTAGCGTTCGCATTCGACAAGTTTCGGTCCTACCTGATAGGATCAaag GTGCTGCTtctgcaagagtttgatcttgaaATACGTGACCGCAAGGGCACTGAGAATCAAGTCGctgatcatctatcacgacttgagggatCTGAAAATGCAATTGAAGTTGAGGAAATTTTGGAAACTTTTCCAGACGAGCAACTGCTCGCCACCACTCATCAAGAAGCGCCATG ctcctaTGGCAATAAATACATCCGTGTTGCTGTAGACTATGTGTCCAAGTGGGTGGAAGCTGTAGCATTGCCCACAAATGATACGAAAGTGGTGGTGGgatttctaaagaagaacatattcacccacTTTGGGACACCACGGGCGATTATTAGcgacggaggcactcacttctgcaatAGAGCCTTCGAGAAGTTGCTTATGAAATATGATGTGCGCCACAAGGTAGCTACTCCTTACCACCCGCAGACTAGTGGACAGGTTGAGGtatccaacagggaaatcaaga GTACTATGGCACGTAAAAGGCAAAGGAGAGGGGCGGGCACATCCCTCCAGCTGACATTTGACGAGTCCCTGTTTGAATCGGAACGAGTTGAGGACGATTTTAATGCGAAGCCTGGAAAGAACTTCATTCACGAGATTCAAATTGACCGGGCAGCCCTCCGCGTGGAACAAGAGGACATGTATGAAGAAATTCGGAGGAGGGAAATGGAATACCTCTTTGATCCTCCCGGCCCGGTGAACCGGATGATTGTTAGGGAGTTTTACGCGAACTGCCCTGCACATATGCTGTGGGAGGTGATTGTGCGAGCCATAGTAGTGGATGCCTCTATTGTGACTGTCCAACAGGTATTGCAGCTGCCCCAGTTCACGGGCGACGTTGATTTCTACCATGACAGACCAGGTGTCACGTGGGAGGCTATGACGGATGTACTTTGTGCTGGAGGGCACCCCACCTGGATCAAAGACCAAAGCACCCTGAATTCCAATTCTTTTACGCATTTGGCTAAGTGTTGGTTGACTGTTATCTGCAGCCGGTTCATGCCCTCTAGCAACACCACTGATGTGAACTTCAACAGAGCATTATTGACATGGTGCTTCATGACGAAGAAGGACTTTGATGCAGCCCGGGTAATTAGTGACGAAATGGTCCTGCGGGGACCGCTGCTGTCAAAGGGGTTTTACTTCCCTTCCTTGGTGACTGCACTGTGCTTGCGGAGGGGGGTCCCCACAGGTCCTGCCGATGGAGAGTTGGCACTTGAGGCACCATTCCGAGCTTCACGCATTAGAGTGGGCAGGGGTACACGTGCAATAATTGTGCTAGATGATTAG